A window of Primulina huaijiensis isolate GDHJ02 chromosome 9, ASM1229523v2, whole genome shotgun sequence contains these coding sequences:
- the LOC140984928 gene encoding wax ester synthase/diacylglycerol acyltransferase 11-like isoform X1, with product MEHSVERDQPLTPAGRLFLQPRLNQVINCAIAGKHPIDVAAVKAQVQNSVMLKHPRFCSLMVRDSLGREHWRKTEVDIDRHVVIRLRHVSEDASISDDEAVNDYMADLSVSSPLSEDKPLWEIHILAAHRTAVFRVHHALGDGISLMSLLLTCCRRVDDPEQLPSIGGVGTASSPLRRRWSAWSIVKVVWYTLVFVMEFVLRGLWLRDRTTALSGGSGVEDWPRGLATARLRLEDMKTVKRAVPDATINDVLFGVVSSGLSMYISTCPKALPEGLKMTGVAMVNLRPQPGLQDLTELMGEKSRLQWGNKFGILLLPVYYYKSSSNPLHFVKRAKAMIDQKKLSLEAPCSYRIGNFIMSLFGPKVAGILNYRIICNTTFTISNVVGPREEITLGGNPVKHIRATSSSLPHAITLHMVSYAGVADLQILVAKDIIPQPKLLAKCFEDALHQMKEAAEAITYP from the exons ATGGAACACTCTGTAGAAAGAGACCAGCCACTGACCCCTGCCGGCCGCCTTTTCCTCCAGCCCCGGCTCAACCAAGTCATCAACTGCGCCATCGCCGGGAAACACCCAATCGACGTCGCCGCCGTGAAAGCTCAAGTTCAAAACTCAGTCATGCTGAAGCATCCCAGATTCTGTAGCCTCATGGTAAGGGATTCCTTGGGCCGCGAACACTGGAGAAAAACGGAAGTAGATATCGATCGACACGTCGTTATTCGACTCCGTCACGTCTCCGAGGATGCTTCTATCTCGGACGATGAAGCTGTCAACGACTACATGGCTGATCTCTCGGTCTCGTCGCCTCTCTCCGAGGATAAACCGCTGTGGGAGATTCACATACTCGCAGCTCACAGGACGGCGGTTTTCCGCGTGCACCATGCTCTCGGAGACGGGATTTCGTTGATGTCGCTGCTGCTGACGTGCTGCCGGAGGGTTGATGATCCAGAGCAGCTGCCGAGTATCGGCGGCGTTGGGACTGCGAGCTCGCCGCTGAGGAGGAGGTGGAGTGCTTGGAGTATTGTGAAGGTGGTTTGGTATACGTTGGTTTTTGTGATGGAGTTTGTGTTGAGAGGGTTGTGGCTCCGGGATAGGACCACCGCCTTGAGCGGTGGTTCCGGAGTGGAGGACTGGCCGCGGGGATTGGCGACGGCGAGGTTGCGGCTGGAAGATATGAAGACTGTGAAGCGAGCAGTTCCAGATGCA ACCATTAATGATGTCCTTTTCGGAGTAGTCTCATCGGGGCTTTCTATGTACATTAGCACATGTCCGAAAG CTCTTCCCGAAGGTCTGAAAATGACCGGTGTTGCTATGGTGAACCTCAGACCACAGCCAGGGTTACAG GACCTAACCGAGCTGATGGGCGAAAAAAGTAGGCTTCAATGGGGTAACAAATTTGGTATACTTCTCCTTCCTGTCTACTATTACAAAAGCAGTTCAAATCCTCTCCACTTTGTGAAGAGAGCCAAGGCAATGATCGACCAGAAAAAGCTCTCGTTAGAGGCTCCTTGCTCCTATAGAATCGGCAACTTCATCATGTCTCTTTTCGGCCCAAAG GTTGCGGGTATCCTCAATTACCGAATTATTTGTAATACCACATTTACTATATCGAACGTAGTTGGCCCTCGAGAAGAGATCACTTTAGGGGGCAACCCTGTGAAGCACATAAGAGCCACTTCCAGCAGCCTACCTCAT GCAATCACTTTGCATATGGTGAGTTACGCAGGAGTGGCTGACTTGCAAATTCTGGTGGCCAAAGATATAATCCCACAACCAAAACTTCTAGCCAAGTGTTTCGAAGATGCGTTGCACCAAATGAAGGAAGCTGCCGAGGCAATTACGTATCCTTGA
- the LOC140984123 gene encoding protein IRX15-LIKE-like: MKPTAKFIVLHPSVHKSGGAVGPVVPSHRAWLAVLAVFVFTFAFTIITTREPPISTNTAASDGKPKSQLPKPVFDALLHYASANASSSDRMSADEVKSVAAVLRRCNPPCNFLVFGLTHETLLWNSLNHNGLTVFIDESSYLVSKLEEKHPFINAFDVQFTTKVSELYDLMEHYKQEISNECRPVQNLLFSDCRLAINDLPNHVYDVPWDVILIDGPRGYFAAAPGRMAAIFTAGVLARSKRVETGGETQTHVFVHEIEREVERICSEEFLCRHNSVETKDRLGHFVVGKMEANLNRFEFCPTSDSSSVSPN, translated from the coding sequence ATGAAGCCCACCGCCAAATTCATCGTCCTCCACCCTTCCGTCCACAAATCCGGCGGTGCTGTTGGCCCAGTTGTCCCCTCACACCGCGCTTGGCTAGCGGTTTTAGCTGTATTTGTTTTCACTTTTGCTTTCACTATCATCACCACAAGAGAACCACCGATCTCCACAAACACCGCTGCCTCCGACGGCAAACCGAAGTCTCAGCTACCTAAACCCGTATTCGACGCGCTTCTTCACTATGCTTCCGCGAATGCTAGCTCCTCAGACCGCATGTCGGCGGACGAGGTGAAGTCCGTCGCCGCGGTCCTACGTCGCTGCAACCCTCCTTGCAACTTCCTCGTGTTCGGGCTCACACACGAGACCCTCCTCTGGAACTCCCTCAACCATAATGGCCTTACGGTTTTCATCGACGAGAGCTCTTATCTGGTCTCCAAACTCGAAGAAAAACACCCGTTCATCAATGCCTTCGACGTCCAATTCACCACGAAAGTAAGCGAACTGTACGATTTGATGGAGCACTACAAACAAGAAATCAGCAACGAATGCCGCCCAGTCCAGAACCTCTTGTTCTCAGACTGCAGATTGGCGATCAACGACCTGCCCAACCACGTGTACGATGTGCCATGGGACGTGATCCTCATCGACGGGCCTCGTGGGTATTTTGCGGCGGCACCAGGGAGAATGGCCGCCATATTCACCGCCGGAGTTCTAGCAAGGAGCAAAAGGGTCGAAACCGGCGGCGAAACCCAAACCCACGTGTTCGTACATGAAATTGAGAGGGAAGTCGAGCGGATTTGCAGTGAGGAGTTTCTGTGCAGGCATAATTCAGTTGAGACGAAGGATCGGTTGGGGCATTTTGTCGTGGGAAAAATGGAGGCTAATCTGAATCGGTTCGAATTTTGTCCCACTTCTGATTCATCATCAGTTTCTCCGAACTGA
- the LOC140984103 gene encoding elicitor-responsive protein 3-like, which yields MSISGIQGQPLEVTVVACTKLKDTQWISRQDPYVCVEYGSTKFRTRTCTDGGKNPTFQEKFVLTLIEGLREINVVVWNSNTLTYDDFIGGGKILLQKVLSNGYDDSSWPLQDKKGRHAGEIKLIMHSSTANKPAKPLAPSAPPYPAMPAHQSPHYPAHVPPYPPKSIPEPAPYPSYPPNPAGYPPPPYHELAAYPPIYPPGPSPSMYPPPPHDPHHHPPGLYPPSPYPPPY from the exons ATGTCGATTTCTGGAATCCAAGGTCAACCTCTGGAGGTCACCG TTGTTGCTTGTACCAAGTTGAAAGATACTCAATGGATTTCGAGGCAAGATCCCTACGTCTGTGTCGAATATGGTAGCACCAAGTTTCGCACTCGTACTTGTACAG ATGGAGGGAAAAATCCGACTTTTCAAGAGAAATTCGTGCTTACGTTGATAGAAGGTTTGCGGGAGATCAATGTTGTAGTGTGGAACAGCAATACTCTGACTTATGATGATTTCATCGGCGGCGGAAA GATTCTGTTGCAGAAAGTTCTCTCGAATGGTTATGACGACAGCTCATGGCCTCTTCAGGACAAGAAAGGCAG GCATGCTGGAGAAATAAAGTTAATCATGCACTCTTCTACCGCCAAT AAACCAGCTAAACCCCTGGCACCTTCAGCTCCTCCTTACCCGGCTATGCCAGCACATCAATCCCCTCATTACCCTGCACATGTTCCACCATATCCTCCAAAAAGTATCCCAGAACCAGCTCCTTATCCATCCTATCCTCCTAATCCAGCGGGATATCCCCCACCCCCATATCATGAGCTCGCTGCTTATCCTCCAATTTATCCCCCTGGGCCATCGCCTTCAATGTATCCTCCACCACCGCACGATCCACATCATCATCCTCCTG GGTTGTACCCTCCATCACCTTATCCTCCACCCTACTGA
- the LOC140984387 gene encoding uncharacterized protein isoform X1: protein MAFGEDIGGLSDDERKAKLILSLLRKYVPDVKHPFLDPSDLSYVVTTVKTHKLLLERGLAKQEVMDCWKKAVDSWDHRVRSLLAGHMPTDKCWAAISLLAVTCQECSSQRFLASYFSWFAELLNHIQLPAASPFVKVAAFAALSDLFTRLSRFPEAKKDGTSLASKVIESTLKMLNADSSGAEELLSLLCTLMSFFPVSIHRHYDNVEAAIVSKIMSGECSASVLKKLSCGLSLLPKSRGDKDSWCLMMTKILLSIESHLNDAFHGLEEDSRSSEAMKVLLLSDKKSPPPLGGLVVSEQTSNLSTRRLEQLLGFKICALMSSCSTMLKNFYPVQVPVPIRALVTLAWRVLLVDGSLSQSPLPFGTTLKQEFICSELPRLQLHMLEIITAVINGLRSKVLPHAADILRLLMEYMRRCISAELRVRAYSMMKVMISIGGFGTAIHVIPDVINIVFIDLDPLAYKDGTSSKAASEVVTKSRRKRKKHSSTTGSFQEQPVKGVEVEMPQTLFPTSVKIAALEVLEALLIVGGYSKFDRWRPKVNHLLIAIAENACKGGWFKEERNVFISAEPSLVWTDFQLASLRGLYASLISPGCTSPSHLASGLELFRSGTEERGTKLADYCDRALHRLISLRTDPMLGTSLSDSDYKGQGHKFPDTSYATGQSLLSTFEVGIQGIDPPEPESEDDDLYENWVGNDNDDMEMQVTETQKNANDATEPLVTTVPSVSVFSEEKYLVVPAGNPAEKMVIGGNDFTVESPISETTKKQRRDSAPTTSSNLPTGAQSDVVTSERAAFKPFGQETTVESNFDNGISAKDEMNASMSEQLVLETKNDDVSPIVERLSAFLSRSEKKRGKTLESDNESADSIPDIVDGDPDSD from the exons ATGGCATTTGGAGAGGACATTGGCGGCTTGTCTGATGATGAACGTAAAGCAAAGCTTATTCTCTCTCTGTTGAGAAAGTATGTCCCCGATGTCAAACACCCTTTTCTCGACCCTTCAGACCTGTCATACGTCGTGACGACTGTCAAAACTCACAAATTGCTGCTCGAGCGTGGTCTAGCCAAACAAGAGGTGATGGATTGCTGGAAAAAGGCTGTGGATTCCTGGGACCATCGAGTGCGTTCTCTTTTGGCTGGCCATATG CCAACAGATAAATGTTGGGCTGCGATAAGTTTACTTGCGGTGACATGTCAAGAATGCAGTTCACAACGTTTCTTAGCTTCATATTTTTCGTGGTTTGCTGAGCTACTCAATCACATCCAG CTTCCTGCGGCTTCTCCTTTTGTGAAGGTGGCTGCTTTTGCGGCTCTATCAGATTTGTTTACCAG ATTGAGTAGATTCCCAGAAGCAAAGAAAGACGGTACTTCACTGGCTTCGAAAGTTATTGAGTCAACTTTGAAGATGTTAAATGCGGATAGCTCTGGTgct GAAGAACTACTTAGTCTTTTATGCACCTTGATGAGTTTCTTCCCAGTATCTATCCACCGACATTATGACAAT GTTGAAGCTGCTATCGTCTCAAAAATCATGTCTGGAGAATGTAGTGCTAGTGTTCTAAAG AAACTTAGTTGTGGCTTGTCATTGCTTCCGAAATCAAGAGGAGACAAGGATAGCTGGTGTTTGATGATGACGAAAATTTTGCTGTCAATTGAAAGTCATCTGAATGATGCCTTCCATGGGCTAGAAGAAG ATTCCAGAAGCAGCGAGGCCATGAAGGTATTACTTCTTTCAGATAAAAAATCCCCACCACCACTAGGAGGATTAGTGGTATCTGAGCAGACTTCTAATCTTTCAACCAGGAGGCTTGAGCAACTGCTGGGGTTTAAAATTTGTGCTCTAATGAGTAGTTGTAGCACGATGCTAAAAAACTTTTACCCTGTTCAG GTTCCTGTGCCAATTCGTGCTCTAGTAACTCTTGCATGGAGAGTTCTGCTGGTTGATGGCTCATTGTCTCAAAGTCCACTTCCTTTCGGGACTACCCTGAAACAAGAATTTATATGTTCAGAACTTCCACGGTTGCAGTTACATATGCTTGAGATTATCACAGCAGTTATCAACGGTTTAAGAAG CAAAGTATTACCACATGCAGCAGATATTTTACGACTGCTGATGGAATACATGAGGAGATGCATTTCTGCAGAGCTGAGAGTGAGAGCATACTCGATGATGAAAGTCATGATATCAATAGGGGGCTTCG GAACTGCAATTCATGTGATCCCAGATGTTATCAACattgtatttattgatttaGATCCCCTTGCTTATAAGGACGGAACAAGTTCCAAAGCTGCTTCGGAGGTAGTGACTAAATCTCGTCGGAAGAGAAAGAAGCATTCTAGTACGACAGGATCATTTCAAGAACAGCCTGTAAAAGGTGTAGAAGTTGAAATGCCACAGACTTTGTTTCCGACATCTGTGAAGATAGCTGCATTGGAGGTGTTAGAAGCTCTTCTAATTGTG GGTGGTTATTCAAAATTTGATCGCTGGAGACCAAAAGTTAATCATCTTCTTATTGCTATTGCTGAAAATGCTTGTAAAGGAGGATGGTTCAAGGAAGAAAGAAATGTCTTCATCTCTGCTGAACCTAGCCTTGTCTGGACTGACTTTCAACTAGCTTCGTTACGGGGGCTTTATGCATCTCTTATTTCTCCAGGCTGTACTAGCCCATCACATTTAGCCTCGGGTCTGGAACTTTTCCGTTCAG GAACCGAAGAAAGAGGGACGAAGCTTGCTGACTACTGTGACCGTGCCTTGCACAGGCTTATATCCCTGAGGACCGACCCTATGTTAGGCACCAGTTTGAGCGATAGTGACTACAAAGGTCAAGGCCACAAATTTCCCGATACTTCTTATGCCACTGGACAGAGCCTGTTGTCTACATTTGAAGTCGGGATACAAGGGATAGACCCACCTGAGCCTGAATCCGAAGACGATGACCTGTACGAAAACTGGGTTGGCAATGATAACGATGATATGGAAATGCAAGTCACCGAAACACAGAAGAATGCTAATGATGCCACGGAACCTCTCGTGACCACTGTACCTTCTGTTTCAGTTTTTTCGGAGGAAAAATATTTAGTTGTGCCGGCTGGCAATCCAGCTGAGAAAATGGTGATTGGTGGGAATGATTTTACAGTTGAATCACCGATCTCGGAAACTACCAAGAAACAAAGACGAGATAGTGCACCAACTACGTCATCAAATCTGCCAACGGGTGCTCAATCCGATGTGGTTACTTCAGAACGCGCTGCATTCAAACCATTCGGCCAAGAAACAACAGTTGAAAGTAATTTTGATAATGGGATATCTGCCAAAGATGAGATGAACGCTTCTATGTCGGAACAACTTGTGTTGGAGACCAAGAATGATGATGTTTCTCCAATAGTCGAAAGGTTATCTGCTTTTCTATCACGTTCAGAAAAAAAGAGAGGCAAAACGTTGGAATCAGACAATGAATCTGCAGATTCAATCCCAGATATTGTCGATGGTGATCCAGATTCGGATTAA
- the LOC140984387 gene encoding uncharacterized protein isoform X2 → MLNADSSGAEELLSLLCTLMSFFPVSIHRHYDNVEAAIVSKIMSGECSASVLKKLSCGLSLLPKSRGDKDSWCLMMTKILLSIESHLNDAFHGLEEDSRSSEAMKVLLLSDKKSPPPLGGLVVSEQTSNLSTRRLEQLLGFKICALMSSCSTMLKNFYPVQVPVPIRALVTLAWRVLLVDGSLSQSPLPFGTTLKQEFICSELPRLQLHMLEIITAVINGLRSKVLPHAADILRLLMEYMRRCISAELRVRAYSMMKVMISIGGFGTAIHVIPDVINIVFIDLDPLAYKDGTSSKAASEVVTKSRRKRKKHSSTTGSFQEQPVKGVEVEMPQTLFPTSVKIAALEVLEALLIVGGYSKFDRWRPKVNHLLIAIAENACKGGWFKEERNVFISAEPSLVWTDFQLASLRGLYASLISPGCTSPSHLASGLELFRSGTEERGTKLADYCDRALHRLISLRTDPMLGTSLSDSDYKGQGHKFPDTSYATGQSLLSTFEVGIQGIDPPEPESEDDDLYENWVGNDNDDMEMQVTETQKNANDATEPLVTTVPSVSVFSEEKYLVVPAGNPAEKMVIGGNDFTVESPISETTKKQRRDSAPTTSSNLPTGAQSDVVTSERAAFKPFGQETTVESNFDNGISAKDEMNASMSEQLVLETKNDDVSPIVERLSAFLSRSEKKRGKTLESDNESADSIPDIVDGDPDSD, encoded by the exons ATGTTAAATGCGGATAGCTCTGGTgct GAAGAACTACTTAGTCTTTTATGCACCTTGATGAGTTTCTTCCCAGTATCTATCCACCGACATTATGACAAT GTTGAAGCTGCTATCGTCTCAAAAATCATGTCTGGAGAATGTAGTGCTAGTGTTCTAAAG AAACTTAGTTGTGGCTTGTCATTGCTTCCGAAATCAAGAGGAGACAAGGATAGCTGGTGTTTGATGATGACGAAAATTTTGCTGTCAATTGAAAGTCATCTGAATGATGCCTTCCATGGGCTAGAAGAAG ATTCCAGAAGCAGCGAGGCCATGAAGGTATTACTTCTTTCAGATAAAAAATCCCCACCACCACTAGGAGGATTAGTGGTATCTGAGCAGACTTCTAATCTTTCAACCAGGAGGCTTGAGCAACTGCTGGGGTTTAAAATTTGTGCTCTAATGAGTAGTTGTAGCACGATGCTAAAAAACTTTTACCCTGTTCAG GTTCCTGTGCCAATTCGTGCTCTAGTAACTCTTGCATGGAGAGTTCTGCTGGTTGATGGCTCATTGTCTCAAAGTCCACTTCCTTTCGGGACTACCCTGAAACAAGAATTTATATGTTCAGAACTTCCACGGTTGCAGTTACATATGCTTGAGATTATCACAGCAGTTATCAACGGTTTAAGAAG CAAAGTATTACCACATGCAGCAGATATTTTACGACTGCTGATGGAATACATGAGGAGATGCATTTCTGCAGAGCTGAGAGTGAGAGCATACTCGATGATGAAAGTCATGATATCAATAGGGGGCTTCG GAACTGCAATTCATGTGATCCCAGATGTTATCAACattgtatttattgatttaGATCCCCTTGCTTATAAGGACGGAACAAGTTCCAAAGCTGCTTCGGAGGTAGTGACTAAATCTCGTCGGAAGAGAAAGAAGCATTCTAGTACGACAGGATCATTTCAAGAACAGCCTGTAAAAGGTGTAGAAGTTGAAATGCCACAGACTTTGTTTCCGACATCTGTGAAGATAGCTGCATTGGAGGTGTTAGAAGCTCTTCTAATTGTG GGTGGTTATTCAAAATTTGATCGCTGGAGACCAAAAGTTAATCATCTTCTTATTGCTATTGCTGAAAATGCTTGTAAAGGAGGATGGTTCAAGGAAGAAAGAAATGTCTTCATCTCTGCTGAACCTAGCCTTGTCTGGACTGACTTTCAACTAGCTTCGTTACGGGGGCTTTATGCATCTCTTATTTCTCCAGGCTGTACTAGCCCATCACATTTAGCCTCGGGTCTGGAACTTTTCCGTTCAG GAACCGAAGAAAGAGGGACGAAGCTTGCTGACTACTGTGACCGTGCCTTGCACAGGCTTATATCCCTGAGGACCGACCCTATGTTAGGCACCAGTTTGAGCGATAGTGACTACAAAGGTCAAGGCCACAAATTTCCCGATACTTCTTATGCCACTGGACAGAGCCTGTTGTCTACATTTGAAGTCGGGATACAAGGGATAGACCCACCTGAGCCTGAATCCGAAGACGATGACCTGTACGAAAACTGGGTTGGCAATGATAACGATGATATGGAAATGCAAGTCACCGAAACACAGAAGAATGCTAATGATGCCACGGAACCTCTCGTGACCACTGTACCTTCTGTTTCAGTTTTTTCGGAGGAAAAATATTTAGTTGTGCCGGCTGGCAATCCAGCTGAGAAAATGGTGATTGGTGGGAATGATTTTACAGTTGAATCACCGATCTCGGAAACTACCAAGAAACAAAGACGAGATAGTGCACCAACTACGTCATCAAATCTGCCAACGGGTGCTCAATCCGATGTGGTTACTTCAGAACGCGCTGCATTCAAACCATTCGGCCAAGAAACAACAGTTGAAAGTAATTTTGATAATGGGATATCTGCCAAAGATGAGATGAACGCTTCTATGTCGGAACAACTTGTGTTGGAGACCAAGAATGATGATGTTTCTCCAATAGTCGAAAGGTTATCTGCTTTTCTATCACGTTCAGAAAAAAAGAGAGGCAAAACGTTGGAATCAGACAATGAATCTGCAGATTCAATCCCAGATATTGTCGATGGTGATCCAGATTCGGATTAA
- the LOC140984928 gene encoding wax ester synthase/diacylglycerol acyltransferase 11-like isoform X2, which yields MEHSVERDQPLTPAGRLFLQPRLNQVINCAIAGKHPIDVAAVKAQVQNSVMLKHPRFCSLMVRDSLGREHWRKTEVDIDRHVVIRLRHVSEDASISDDEAVNDYMADLSVSSPLSEDKPLWEIHILAAHRTAVFRVHHALGDGISLMSLLLTCCRRVDDPEQLPSIGGVGTASSPLRRRWSAWSIVKVVWYTLVFVMEFVLRGLWLRDRTTALSGGSGVEDWPRGLATARLRLEDMKTVKRAVPDATINDVLFGVVSSGLSMYISTCPKGLKMTGVAMVNLRPQPGLQDLTELMGEKSRLQWGNKFGILLLPVYYYKSSSNPLHFVKRAKAMIDQKKLSLEAPCSYRIGNFIMSLFGPKVAGILNYRIICNTTFTISNVVGPREEITLGGNPVKHIRATSSSLPHAITLHMVSYAGVADLQILVAKDIIPQPKLLAKCFEDALHQMKEAAEAITYP from the exons ATGGAACACTCTGTAGAAAGAGACCAGCCACTGACCCCTGCCGGCCGCCTTTTCCTCCAGCCCCGGCTCAACCAAGTCATCAACTGCGCCATCGCCGGGAAACACCCAATCGACGTCGCCGCCGTGAAAGCTCAAGTTCAAAACTCAGTCATGCTGAAGCATCCCAGATTCTGTAGCCTCATGGTAAGGGATTCCTTGGGCCGCGAACACTGGAGAAAAACGGAAGTAGATATCGATCGACACGTCGTTATTCGACTCCGTCACGTCTCCGAGGATGCTTCTATCTCGGACGATGAAGCTGTCAACGACTACATGGCTGATCTCTCGGTCTCGTCGCCTCTCTCCGAGGATAAACCGCTGTGGGAGATTCACATACTCGCAGCTCACAGGACGGCGGTTTTCCGCGTGCACCATGCTCTCGGAGACGGGATTTCGTTGATGTCGCTGCTGCTGACGTGCTGCCGGAGGGTTGATGATCCAGAGCAGCTGCCGAGTATCGGCGGCGTTGGGACTGCGAGCTCGCCGCTGAGGAGGAGGTGGAGTGCTTGGAGTATTGTGAAGGTGGTTTGGTATACGTTGGTTTTTGTGATGGAGTTTGTGTTGAGAGGGTTGTGGCTCCGGGATAGGACCACCGCCTTGAGCGGTGGTTCCGGAGTGGAGGACTGGCCGCGGGGATTGGCGACGGCGAGGTTGCGGCTGGAAGATATGAAGACTGTGAAGCGAGCAGTTCCAGATGCA ACCATTAATGATGTCCTTTTCGGAGTAGTCTCATCGGGGCTTTCTATGTACATTAGCACATGTCCGAAAG GTCTGAAAATGACCGGTGTTGCTATGGTGAACCTCAGACCACAGCCAGGGTTACAG GACCTAACCGAGCTGATGGGCGAAAAAAGTAGGCTTCAATGGGGTAACAAATTTGGTATACTTCTCCTTCCTGTCTACTATTACAAAAGCAGTTCAAATCCTCTCCACTTTGTGAAGAGAGCCAAGGCAATGATCGACCAGAAAAAGCTCTCGTTAGAGGCTCCTTGCTCCTATAGAATCGGCAACTTCATCATGTCTCTTTTCGGCCCAAAG GTTGCGGGTATCCTCAATTACCGAATTATTTGTAATACCACATTTACTATATCGAACGTAGTTGGCCCTCGAGAAGAGATCACTTTAGGGGGCAACCCTGTGAAGCACATAAGAGCCACTTCCAGCAGCCTACCTCAT GCAATCACTTTGCATATGGTGAGTTACGCAGGAGTGGCTGACTTGCAAATTCTGGTGGCCAAAGATATAATCCCACAACCAAAACTTCTAGCCAAGTGTTTCGAAGATGCGTTGCACCAAATGAAGGAAGCTGCCGAGGCAATTACGTATCCTTGA